From the Acidimicrobiales bacterium genome, the window CGCGGATCTCCGCCTCGGTGGGAACACCGTCGTCATCGCAGGACTTGGTGAACTCCGAGAGCTCCGCCATCAGGTCGGACGAGAGGATCGTCCCGAGCTCCTCCATGGTCTCGGCATGGATCCGGGCGAGCAGGCGCCGGCTCGGCTCGTCGGTGTCGGCGCCGCGCACCTCGGCCATGAGGGTCTGCAGCATGGTGCCCAGACGGATCAGCTTCGCCGGATCGGAGATCATCGGCTCGGG encodes:
- a CDS encoding proteasome activator, which codes for MTETDEPPAEPEPMISDPAKLIRLGTMLQTLMAEVRGADTDEPSRRLLARIHAETMEELGTILSSDLMAELSEFTKSCDDDGVPTEAEIRVAQAQLVGWLQGLLQGLQASMAAQQAAAAQHLRQLGAGRGPGSGQGMSSAGTPGHPEQNGPYL